In a single window of the Amia ocellicauda isolate fAmiCal2 chromosome 20, fAmiCal2.hap1, whole genome shotgun sequence genome:
- the chchd1 gene encoding small ribosomal subunit protein mS37: MAYQATGLHAKVSRLLSKEMGKPVLKANKPLALKNEVANRKMKKGEASCITEMMAVMACWKQNDFKDTPCSKEVQTFYRCTAKAQAELKAQQGQHRKGQGERLPPREANTLLRRHPNLYNEI, translated from the exons ATGGCATACCAGGCGACCGGGCTGCACGCCAAAGTCAGCCGGCTCTTGAGTAAGGAGATGGGGAAGCCGGTTCTGAAGGCAAACAAGCCGCTAGCCTTGAAAAACGAGGTCGCCAACAGGAAGATGAAGAAGGGAG AGGCGAGCTGCATTACAGAGATGATGGCGGTGATGGCTTGCTGGAAGCAGAATGACTTTAAGGACACTCCCTGCTCCAAAGAGGTGCAGACCTTCTACCGGTGCACAGCCAAAGCACAG GCCGAATTGAAAGCTCAACAGGGACAGCACAGGAAGGGCCAGGGAGAGCGCCTCCCGCCGAGAGAAGCCAACACCCTTCTGAGACGACATCCCAATCTCTATAACGAGATATAG